ACTTACTTTGAGACGGAGGGAGTTTGTTGTACTAAAtcaaagacacttattttgagcGAAGGGAGTATACGATAACTATGCATGTTAGTTGTGCGCGTTCTAGAAATAAACTACGATCGGAGCTTAAACAAGCGGCAGCCCGCTTGGTCCTATGAAGCTCATCAATTTGTTTGAAATTTGCTCACCACTTGCCTAAAATTAACACTACATTTGTACTATTACTACTGTATTATCCGTTAGGCTGCGTACGTGGCTAAGCTCAGGACACTCACCACAACCGTTTTGTTTCCTCACAACGGGGGAGACAGCACCAGCCTCGACCCAGTCAACCTCAGCGACCCAGTGATCCTACGGGACAACATTAGCTTTGAGCCAGTTGATCTCCGAGGGGAGGCTCTTCATGTACCAAAATGCAGCACCAGCGGTAGACCATCCAGCTATTGCCGTAGCATGGGGTTTGAGGGAGCTGCTGCGAGAAAAGCCAAAGCGGTGGCCAGCAGTAGCTGCTGCACCATCCCCGAGGTGCGCCTGCTGAGACTGCAATTCGATGATGAACAcacacaaaaaagaagaagaagacgggaTTCAATTTCATCCAACAGACCAACAAACGCACGATCAGCGAGAGCGAATTAGACGAGAGGGCGTACGTACGTGTAGGTGTCTCAGGAGCCTGCTAGCTCCGGCCGGCCTCGACAGCGACCTAGCCGCCGCGGCCTGGCTGCGCAGCAGGATTCTCCCCACGGCGCCCAATGCCGGACGAAACATGTCTGGCTGCCGGTCTCTCCGTCGACCATGGATCCAATGAATATAgatgaggaaggagggccaacgGAGCTGGAATTGGAGTCGGAATCTAACTCGTGCTGAGTCGACCCGCCGTGGATGAATAGGAGTCTCAAGGCCGTAGGCTTTATTTTCTCTCCACCGCGCGCTGGAGCGGCCGCCTCCGACGACGCACCCTCAGTCCGGCACGGCTGCATGCTGCCTGGAACGAACCACTGCCGCTTCACTTCCCCTCGTCTGTCTTTCCGGACAGCCTTCGTCGTCAGGTAGCAAGGACCACGGCTACGGCCGCAACTTACAGTTACAGCCAACCTCCACCTCCGAAACGGCGCCGCCTCGTTAGCATGCATGTGACCACTGGTCGAGCCTGTTAGAACCGCTCTCTCACCCGCATGGATGCAGGTAGAAGAAGGAGCACTTTTAGTGACCAACGCCCCGGCGTGTGTTCTTTTCTTCTCACGATACCAGCTCACTTCAAACACGTACAAACCGGCTGGCTTTGTAGCCCAGCAGCAACGCAACGCCTACGCTTCTTACGCACCCACGAACATGCCCAGCTACATGCAGGCGATCCACTCGGTCTTCGCGCACGACGCGGCCGCCGCTGCTAACAGCCAAACTACTAAACAGCAACTAATACATGCATGCATGCCCGTCTAGCTAGCTAACTCACACCACCAcgtcacacacgcacgcacacctaCGCCACGTCGTCGCTGCGTCCCGCGCGCCATCGACACGCCCGACGAACCCGACGAGCCCGACAGCACAAGTGTGTCCCGCCCGTCCCGcacgcacccgacgcgcccgaccacacatgccgtggcttattccaacagaGCCGGCTAGATCACGGCGGTGAATCAGATTCGCCATCGGCTGCTTGAGCGAGGGCGACATGGGGCTGCCATAGGGCTTGCCACATTTGAGGAAGGCAAAGTAAGAGGACGGCACTGGAGTGGACTGCTGGAGCGTCCGGAAATTTGGGAATTTTGACAGTGCCGCCGACTTTCCTTCCGTCAATAGCGACGACCTTCACCAGAGCATTCGGTGCCGATTGGCTCTTGTCCCAGCTCGACCCCCTGCTTTTGTGACATCTTTACATATGACCATGCTACGCTTGTATCTGATGGGATAGTGAAAAGCCGCGGCGGTAACCCATGATGATTTTGATTTGGTGATGCTATACTTGAGTAGCCCGTCTCGAGCTTCAGGGTGAAAATCCTATATCTGACCTTAGTTTGTTATATCTCGCAATAGCGGTGTTTTGTGCGAAAAGGCCAAACGGAGACCGAGCTTCAtggaggtctttatttgaaaactttaaaattcaaactttttagtttcaaaaaattctgaaaataaatacacaTATATCTAGATACATAATGTACATGTGTGCAAATTTTTAGGTCGAAATATTATAaaatgtgagctacacaaaaaagacaaatctggggcTTTTTAGCATATGTATTGTTCATCtttaaagttcatgattttttttgtgcagctcgcaattcaaggtatttcatcctgaatattttcacacatacactttacatccttgcatacatgtgtatttttttcagattttttaaaactaaaatttatgaattttgaatttttcaaaataaaGGGTTCCATGGAGCTCGGTGGCCAAAATGCCCTACTATATTTTGTGTGTTACCTCGTTGAAAGCATTGCTCAGACCTGATCTTTAAGGTGAAAACCGATGATCCGGCCTTTAATGGTTGAATCCGACAACGATGACGTTTCAATGTTGTTCCCTACTTGAAGGGGTTGCTACCGGAGAacttttctccttgtctttgtgaCGTCAAGATACGGTGGCTGGTACTTCACCGATTTCCATCTAGGCTTAGTTTCAATATTGTATTAATTTGCTCTCCATAGACAAATAAAGCTTTGTACCTGGTTGCACGCACAGCTAGTATCTTAGCCTTTGCTGCAGAATCTTCCCCACCTCCCAGTGCGCATGTGGATGGTCTCTCTGCGGACTGAGGTCAAGTGACATGCCGTGGACATGTCACCATTGAACAGTCCCGCAACATGCCCCCATCTCTAGATTGTCCAATCGAGAATCGATGGACAGAtcaatatcactactagggaaaaccttagtagtagcgcgggttttgaggctatcagcagcgcgggcagccgcgctaccaataaggcgctacagctaactgttagtagtagcgcggtctgtacccgcgctactactatggactatatcagcagcgcgtttccggaacgcgctactattaattagctgtagcgatttcttggccccgcgctactgctatatctttcatcgtttccccccggcttcctaccccgtttca
This region of Triticum aestivum cultivar Chinese Spring chromosome 2D, IWGSC CS RefSeq v2.1, whole genome shotgun sequence genomic DNA includes:
- the LOC123050517 gene encoding uncharacterized protein isoform X2; the protein is MFRPALGAVGRILLRSQAAAARSLSRPAGASRLLRHLHSQQAHLGDGAAATAGHRFGFSRSSSLKPHATAIAGWSTAGAAFWYMKSLPSEINWLKANVVP